One Elaeis guineensis isolate ETL-2024a chromosome 10, EG11, whole genome shotgun sequence genomic window carries:
- the LOC105036279 gene encoding ABC transporter G family member 6-like, with translation MVRLLPFLDGRSSPMGDSEENVCNGLLDAPAAGRPPTLGELLKRVGDSHDGARSDGSPSYDGSAAPPDYVVELDDVSVGDLRGRPLPFVLAFINLTYSVKTPKKLSFPSLFRPRRSNSGAASGTKILLDSISGEAREGEILAVLGASGSGKSTLIDALANRIAKGSLKGSITLDGETLESRLLKVISAYVMQDDLLFPMLTVEETLMFAAEFRLPRSLSATKKRARVHALIDQLGLRPAARTIIGDEGHRGVSGGERRRVSIGTDIIHDPIILFLDEPTSGLDSTSAFMVVKVLQRIAQSGSIVIMSVHQPSYRILGLLDRLIFLSRGQTVYSGPPAGLPVFFSEFGHPIPENENRTEFALDLIRELETSGPTGSKPLVDFNRSWQLMKLPPGRRSPGARLSLKDAISASISRGKLVSGATDGSGSASSVPIFANPFWIEMGVLTKRSFTNTRRMPELFLIRLGAVMVTGFILATIFWRLDSSPRGVQERLGFFAFAMSTMFYTCADALPVFIQERYIFMRETAYNAYRRSSYVLSNAVVGFPSLVLLSAAFAATTFFAVGLSGGLSGFVFFFLIILASFWAGSGFVTFLSGVVPHVMLGYTVVVAILAYFLLFSGFFINRERIPGYWIWFHYLSLVKYPYEAVLRNEFGMASECFVRGEQIFDNTPLGNIPEAMKQRVLGAISGVLGMRITSGTCVTTGDDILRQQGITQLGKWDCLWVTVAWGFFFRVLFYFSLLIGSKNKRR, from the coding sequence ATGGTCCGGCTCCTCCCCTTTCTCGACGGGAGATCGTCTCCGATGGGCGACTCCGAGGAGAACGTCTGCAACGGCCTCCTCGACGCCCCCGCCGCTGGCCGACCCCCGACCCTCGGCGAGCTCCTCAAGCGCGTCGGCGACTCCCACGACGGCGCCCGCAGCGACGGTAGCCCCTCCTACGACGGCTCCGCCGCACCTCCGGACTATGTCGTCGAGCTCGATGATGTCTCCGTTGGCGACCTCCGCGGCCGCCCCCTCCCGTTCGTGCTCGCCTTCATTAATCTCACCTACAGCGTCAAGACCCCGAAGAAGCTGAGTTTTCCCTCCCTCTTCCGCCCCCGCAGATCCAATTCCGGCGCCGCCAGCGGTACCAAGATTCTCCTGGATTCGATCTCCGGCGAGGCGAGGGAGGGCGAGATCCTCGCCGTCCTGGGCGCCAGCGGATCGGGGAAGTCCACCCTGATCGACGCCCTGGCTAACCGGATTGCCAAGGGGAGCCTCAAGGGCTCCATAACCCTCGACGGCGAAACCCTAGAGAGCCGCCTCCTCAAAGTGATCTCGGCGTACGTGATGCAAGACGATCTCCTATTTCCCATGCTGACCGTGGAGGAGACGCTGATGTTCGCCGCCGAGTTCCGTCTCCCACGCTCACTCTCCGCCACCAAGAAGCGCGCCCGTGTCCACGCCCTCATCGACCAGCTCGGCCTCCGCCCCGCCGCCCGCACCATCATCGGCGACGAGGGCCACCGCGGCGTCTCCGGCGGAGAGCGCCGCCGCGTCTCCATCGGCACCGACATCATCCACGACCCCATCATCCTCTTCCTCGACGAACCCACCTCCGGTCTCGACTCCACCAGCGCCTTCATGGTCGTCAAAGTCCTGCAGAGAATCGCCCAGAGCGGCAGCATCGTTATCATGTCCGTCCATCAGCCAAGCTACCGCATTCTGGGCCTTCTCGACCGTCTGATCTTCTTATCTCGTGGGCAGACGGTGTACAGCGGGCCCCCGGCCGGCCTTCCGGTTTTCTTCTCCGAGTTCGGCCACCCGATCCCCGAGAACGAGAACCGGACCGAGTTCGCCCTCGACCTGATCCGCGAGCTGGAGACCTCCGGTCCGACCGGGTCCAAACCGCTGGTCGACTTCAACCGGTCCTGGCAGCTCATGAAGCTCCCCCCTGGGCGCCGCTCCCCTGGGGCCCGCCTCTCCCTCAAGGACGCCATCAGCGCCTCCATCTCGCGCGGCAAGCTCGTCTCCGGCGCCACCGACGGGtcgggttcggcctcctccgtcCCAATATTCGCCAACCCGTTTTGGATCGAGATGGGCGTCCTGACGAAAAGGTCCTTCACAAATACCCGGCGCATGCCGGAGCTATTCCTGATCCGGCTTGGTGCCGTGATGGTCACCGGCTTCATCTTAGCCACTATTTTTTGGCGGCTCGACAGCTCGCCCAGGGGCGTCCAGGAGCGGCTCGGCTTCTTCGCGTTCGCCATGTCCACCATGTTCTACACGTGCGCGGATGCCCTCCCGGTATTTATCCAAGAACGGTACATCTTTATGCGGGAGACCGCGTACAACGCGTACCGGCGCTCCTCGTACGTGCTATCCAACGCCGTGGTCGGGTTTCCTTCGCTGGTCCTCTTGTCCGCCGCTTTCGCCGCCACCACATTCTTCGCCGTCGGCCTCTCCGGCGGCCTCTCCGGCTTCGTCTTCTTCTTCCTGATAATCCTGGCCTCCTTCTGGGCCGGGAGCGGCTTCGTCACCTTCTTATCCGGGGTGGTACCCCACGTCATGCTGGGATATACCGTGGTGGTGGCTATCCTAGCTTACTTCCTGTTATTCAGCGGGTTCTTCATCAACCGGGAAAGGATACCGGGGTACTGGATATGGTTCCACTATTTATCTTTGGTGAAGTACCCCTACGAGGCGGTGTTGAGGAACGAGTTCGGGATGGCGTCGGAGTGCTTCGTGAGAGGGGAGCAGATATTCGATAACACGCCGCTGGGGAATATACCGGAGGCGATGAAGCAGAGGGTGCTGGGAGCGATAAGCGGGGTGCTGGGGATGCGGATAACGAGCGGGACGTGCGTGACCACGGGGGATGATATCTTGAGGCAGCAGGGGATAACGCAGCTGGGGAAGTGGGACTGCTTGTGGGTGACAGTGGCGTGGGGGTTCTTCTTCCGGGTGCtattttattttagtcttctgattGGAAGTAAGAACAAAAGGAGATAG